The DNA region AAGCTTTAAGCCGATTGTTTATTCTGTGTTCGCCTTTGCCTTAGTTTGGGCATTTGTAAGTCAATTCGTTGGTAAGAATGGTGTTCGGGGTATTTTAAGTATTATTCTTATTTTTGTTATCGGGAGTACCTGGATAGCTGGCGGTGGATCTGTTCTAACTAAAATAAACACAATGACGTCAACGATCCAAAAAGAAGTATTTATTGCATCAAAAGATACTGGAACAGACAAAATGTCTGACTCAACAACGTTTCAACAAGCAATTAGATATCAATTTTTCAAACGTGCGATTGAACGACCATTCTATTTAGGTAATTTTGGCACGGCTGATCCGAACAAGATTGATAAGAAAAAAATGGGTGATCCAGAAGATTTCTATGGTGGTTACGTTAATTCAAATAATGTGAGTGATTATTCTGATAATCCATACGTAAGCAAAGACGGTAAGAAAGCTTGGAAACAATTTGCTACGTCATTTGTTGCACCATTTATGTCAATTGCGTATGGGATACCGGTTGTTATGATTGGCCTATTGAATTTGTTCTTAGAAATTGCGTCAGTTATTTTGTACTATGTCACACCATTTGTACTGCTATTGTCGCTGATACCAAGGTATTCAAAGTCGCTGTTTGATTTGATATTGATGACATTTGTAGTGTTGTTTGGAAAAGTATTTTTGATTTTTGGTATTCTGATTGTTAATTGGGTGCAAGAATTTGCTGACAGTTTAGTACCTGTGAATGATATGGGTTCTGCATTAGCCAATGGTGCTGTTTACGTAGGCGTAATGGTAATCATATGGAAAAAGAAAGGCGGGTTCTTCTCTGCTATCACTGGTTCTAGAGCAATGCAGGCAGGCCTGGATAAAGTAAGTTTATCCAAGCCATTGAATGCTGCAACAAATAGGGGAAAGCAACTCATTAATAAATATCAAACTGTGTCTCAACCACGGTCAGGTAATAATGCAGGTGATAATAAGAATAATGATAAAAAAAGTAGCCAACAAGCGACTGGCAAACCAAGTTCAAGCGGTAGAAATACTAATGTAGATGAAAATGATGTCAAAAAAGCAGATGAGACACGTGCAACGGCTAGAAATACAACGTTGGATAAGTCGTCAAGCAAATCAGACGCTACCATTGGCGCAAAGACAACAAATACTTCTGCATCACAGGTCAATGTTGATGAAGTGATTGATCGTGATAGAAAAAGACGTGAAGCACGTTCTGAACGTCTAAAACATGATTTAAATTAGAAAGGGATAGTGATGAAAATATTCCGTAATTTAAAAATATCGTTAATCACATTCATATCGTTATTGCTTGTTGTTATTGTTGCACTAATGGGTATCTCGTCCAACTCGTCGTGTGACACTGACACAAGCGTATCTGTTGTAAATTCTGCTGATCAAAAACAAACAGCGTTATCTCTTGCATCGAGTTTAAAAAAAGTCGATAGTGCTACTGATGCAGGTATATCAGCTTACTTAGGAAATACAGAAGCTGAAAGTGGCATCAGCTCAACTCGAATTGAAAGTGATGCTACCTATGATGAAGCAAAGGCGCTAAACCTGTCCTTAAGTGGTTATGCGTTTGGTTTTAATCAGTGGGACAAGTCGAGACGTGTAGACTTAATTAATTATGCTAAATCACAAAACAAGTCGTGGACTGATGCAAGTTTACAATTAGATTTTGCGTTAAATCATGACGGTGCCAATTCGGACTTATTGAAACAAGGTCTGCAAATGGGCGACGTATCAGAAGCTACCGAGTTTTTACGTGCAAAGTGGGAACGTGGTGGTGTTGGTACTACTGATAAGCGTATATCGCTTGCGAAGAAGTGGTACACATTAATTGCAAGTGGTGCTAGTGATAACGTTGCTGTAGATGTTGCTAGTGATAATAATGCTGAGAGTAAGAATGAACAATCTGAAACTGAAAATGACGTTGGTTGTTCAACTAACACAGTATCTGGTATGGGTTCATCTGGGGCATCAGTCTTAGAAATACCTGCTAATTACAAGAATAAAGTTACTGACACTAACTTCACGGCCACATCATCAACAAATACCTATCCGATTAATCAGTGTACCTGGTATGCGTATAACCGTATGCAAGCCTTAGGGACGCCAGTTGATAATGCTATGGGTAATGGTGGTGATTGGGGTGCTAGTGCTAAGACAAAAGGGTATCAAACAAGCAATAAGCCGCAAAAAGGTTGGGCTGTCAGTTTTGGTCGTGGTGTCGCTGGTGCTGATCCAACATATGGTCACGTGGCGGTTGTTGAAGCGGTTAGTGACGACGGTTCAAAATTTCTGATTAGTGAATGTAATGCTGTAAAACCTGGTACTGGTACGATTAGTTTTCGTGAGATAACTTTGGGTTCTGGTATGACATTTATTCAAGGAAAAAAGTAGGAAAGGAGTAGAAAAATATGAATGGGTGGGTAAAAGGGTTAATCATCTTCGATATTGTGTTAGCCGGTTGTTTAACGTTCTATATTCATCAACATAGTAATTTAATGATTGATAATGTCAGGACGCACCAAACGGCTAAGAAACAAGCTAAAAATCGGTTGTCAACACCGGCTACTCAATTTAAGGCAGAAGATTTGAAAGATACAAAATTGAAATCATTTCAAACTGCAAATGATCGTGTAAAAGAGACAATGGATCTAATTGTTAATTCTGATCCAAGACAGTTTGACTCAAGTCTTAAGGGACAAGTACAACCTAGTGTTATTCAACAACTAAAAAATGAATTGACACCGACTGTTGATACTGCAGTTAGAACGCATCAAGATGTCTATGTATCAGTTATTAATGAGTATAATTCACCGTTAGAGTTTTATGTTATCTCTCAAAATTCCGAACAATTAAATGCTTATGAAGTCACATATGATACAGGTTCAAAGTTGATCTCAAAATTCAAACATTATTCAACTGCTGATGCAGCCTTTGATTTGAAAGGAGTTAATCAATGAATTTCATGAAATCAAAAATGAGTATAGGGTTATTGATAATTGCTATCGGTTTGAGTGTGGCGGTGGTTGAATTTAGGCATCTAAATTTTGGACTAAGACATGATACTAAACAAGTTAAACAAACTATGGATAAACAAAGAGCTAAACAAGATGTTAGTTTAACTAGTCAGTCACAAAAAATGCTCGTTCAAGATACAAATATTATTCGTGCTAAATCAACACTTCAAGCATTTGCTAAAGTGTTTTTTTCTTATAATAATCAAGCAGTATATGATGCCAGGTTAAATGATTTGAGTAATATGATGCAATTAACAGATGAACAGAAATCATCATTGTTTTCATCGGGACTAGATAGAAATGGTAACTCAAAAATAAATAATCTTAAATTAGTCAGTAAATATGATGCAGGGACGTTTTACACGACATCAATATCAACAGATGATCATGTGATACATGTATTTGGTAATGTCGTCGTCAAGGCTGGTAGTCAAGATTTAGGCACAAAATCGAGTACGGTTATTATGTTTGCCGATTATGATACGTCGATTAATAAATTAACAAGTGTTCAGATTAAAAAGGGTATGGAGTAGATAAATATTATGAAAGTAAGATTGGCAAAAAGAGATCAAAAAGGCACTAAAAATAATAGAAACAAGGGCAATATATTTTCATCTGGTATTGGTTACTGGATCATATCGGGTTTGGTGGTTATAGGGCTATTGGCTGGTCTAACATGGTTTGTGCCATACACAGTGATGCACCTAGGTAATAATGCGACAGTCGATTTAAATACTAAAGGACAAAAAGTTATGTTCTATAGTTCAAAATGTTCAGACTGTGAGAAAGTGTTCCCGACAGTTTTTTGGCATAATATGTGGCATCTAAATGAAGAAAGCGAACAGGTGCAAACGATTAATGTGGCTATACAAGGCAACAAGCATTTCATTCAAGAACAAGGTATTGAATATACACCTACATTCGTACAAGGTGACAAGAAATTTGTGACAACTGATAATGATGCAGTTGCGCAATTTGTTGATAAGGGGGTGAAGTAGTGTGGCATTTGGTGTAAATATTAAATATGAAAATCCAGTTGTTCAATATTTTGGAAATTTAGCACTAACAACCGTTGGTGATGTATGGGCATATTACAGAATTAGACCGTTTCAAATTAATGTGGCAAACGATAGTGATAAAGATGACTATAAATCAATCTTGATCAATATTATGGAAAGACTACAAAGTTTTGGTGAGCTTGATTTACAACTTGTACCAAGTGATATGGATCTAAAAGGTCGTATTAGTGGGACACGTGATGATTGGGCAAAGGATATTCCTGAAGTACCAGACTATTATATGGGTCAAGAAGAGACTAATATTTTGCAGTCAGAGTTCGACCCGGCTGTCATTGATGAATTTTATATTGGCGTTAAGTTAAAGGCACATGCTGTTGGTACTGGTGTTCGAGATAGAATTAAGTTCGCAAGTAATTTGTTGTTGAAATCGGCTGCAGAAATGTTTAAATTTTCAGTCAAGTTCGATGATAAGTTCTTTGATCGATACCAAATCATGAATGATGAAGTTTATTCAATTTTGAGAGCAATGAATGTATCAAAAGTTAGTGAAGAAACGTTGATTAAGCTATTAGGTACACCGTATCATCACGCAGATAAACGGTTATTTTCTGAGATGAGAAATACAGTGTTTGATTTATCAAAACAAGGCATTGTGAAACGTGATAATGGTACAGAAACTGATTACGTTAGTCATTTGGTGATTAATTTGCCAACTAATTTAGAAAATTTTGATATTATGCCTAAAATTCAATCATTCAATTTTCCGATTGAAACGCATTTTAAAATACGTTTTCCGCCACGTGACGGACTACTTGGTATCAAAGAGAGTGCAGATTGGGCAAAAGAAAAGTATAAGGGTGAATATGAAGATGCTGAAGCAACACGTGATACTGCATCAGCCAAAAGTGAAATGAATTTTAGTATGGCAACTGATTTAGTTGAGTTGTTAGATACTGATAATGCATTTATGGCGTGGACGATGATTTTGGTAATCAGAGATAGTGATGTTAATAAACTTAAATATAAAATTAGTAAAGTATCAACGGCACTGCAGGGTATGAATAAGGACTTGTCTGTCTATCAACCAAGCTTTCATCAAGAGATGTTGTTATATCAAATACTAGTTGGTGCACCATTGGGTGGGTTCAAGTATTGGCAAAATTATACATCGGCAATAACGTTTGCGGAGTTACTGTTTGGTACGACAACACAACTTGGTACTAATACAGGGTTCTACCTTGGCCGTGTTTTAACAAATGATTATTACGATAGCGTTGAGACTGCAGCAGCATCTTCACGTGTGCTAGTTCTATTTAATTTAATCATTGCAAACAAAGGTATTAAAGGTACGCAAACCGATAGTCCCCATATCAATATATCTGGTGTGACTGGATCAGGTAAATCATTCTTGTTCAAAACGTTATTACTGCACGCTGGTATGTTTGATATGGATATTTTGGCATTTGACCCAAAACAGGAAATGAGACGTTGGTTCTCACGGGCTTTAGAGACAGTTGATAATCAATATTTTAAAACGTTAATTAGTGCATTCCACTTTATCACGTTAGATTATACGGACTTGAAAAATAATGGGGTCATTGATCCATTGAATACATTGAGTGCAAATAGTACTGCAGATGAAATCGCCGACGTTTCGACACTTATTCGTGAAATGCTGGTTCAAATTCGCTCGGTATCTCATAGTATCTCATTAGAGACGGCTTTGACTGATTCGATACGTGAATTATGTAAGCAACGATTACGTGGCGAAAAAGTGGGTACATTAGGTATTGTTGACTTGTTGCGGGCACGTGGTGGAGAAGCAGAAGAATTGGGTAACTACTATCAATCAATTATTCCAGACTCAATGTTGAGATTGGCATTTGGCGACGGGCAAGGTGATCATCTGTCATTAGAACATCAACGTACCATTCTTGAAGTTTCTGGCCTTGATTTACCAAAGGTTACTGATCATGCGGATACGTACACTGACTCAAATAAATATTCAATATCAATTATGTTGGCATTAGGACGTTTCATGGAACGATTTGGACGACGTAATACT from Weissella diestrammenae includes:
- a CDS encoding CD3337/EF1877 family mobilome membrane protein is translated as MCKFKYVMSAVVVIMTAFLFATNTVSADERLPNNDTHLSGSDIASNGESSKDNTNQVHDNNTSGLNNLKEEDNGVNRENIRRWIDEGDIDEINKNIIDNYKIYTEISNWNDFSTMGAHFLSDLFMGINKDIVYALFDKIIAVVFDLTSVDKSTNKVMTHATKFTVNIWQNQSFKPIVYSVFAFALVWAFVSQFVGKNGVRGILSIILIFVIGSTWIAGGGSVLTKINTMTSTIQKEVFIASKDTGTDKMSDSTTFQQAIRYQFFKRAIERPFYLGNFGTADPNKIDKKKMGDPEDFYGGYVNSNNVSDYSDNPYVSKDGKKAWKQFATSFVAPFMSIAYGIPVVMIGLLNLFLEIASVILYYVTPFVLLLSLIPRYSKSLFDLILMTFVVLFGKVFLIFGILIVNWVQEFADSLVPVNDMGSALANGAVYVGVMVIIWKKKGGFFSAITGSRAMQAGLDKVSLSKPLNAATNRGKQLINKYQTVSQPRSGNNAGDNKNNDKKSSQQATGKPSSSGRNTNVDENDVKKADETRATARNTTLDKSSSKSDATIGAKTTNTSASQVNVDEVIDRDRKRREARSERLKHDLN
- a CDS encoding phage tail tip lysozyme — its product is MKIFRNLKISLITFISLLLVVIVALMGISSNSSCDTDTSVSVVNSADQKQTALSLASSLKKVDSATDAGISAYLGNTEAESGISSTRIESDATYDEAKALNLSLSGYAFGFNQWDKSRRVDLINYAKSQNKSWTDASLQLDFALNHDGANSDLLKQGLQMGDVSEATEFLRAKWERGGVGTTDKRISLAKKWYTLIASGASDNVAVDVASDNNAESKNEQSETENDVGCSTNTVSGMGSSGASVLEIPANYKNKVTDTNFTATSSTNTYPINQCTWYAYNRMQALGTPVDNAMGNGGDWGASAKTKGYQTSNKPQKGWAVSFGRGVAGADPTYGHVAVVEAVSDDGSKFLISECNAVKPGTGTISFREITLGSGMTFIQGKK
- a CDS encoding thiol-disulfide isomerase; its protein translation is MKVRLAKRDQKGTKNNRNKGNIFSSGIGYWIISGLVVIGLLAGLTWFVPYTVMHLGNNATVDLNTKGQKVMFYSSKCSDCEKVFPTVFWHNMWHLNEESEQVQTINVAIQGNKHFIQEQGIEYTPTFVQGDKKFVTTDNDAVAQFVDKGVK
- a CDS encoding ATP-binding protein; the protein is MAFGVNIKYENPVVQYFGNLALTTVGDVWAYYRIRPFQINVANDSDKDDYKSILINIMERLQSFGELDLQLVPSDMDLKGRISGTRDDWAKDIPEVPDYYMGQEETNILQSEFDPAVIDEFYIGVKLKAHAVGTGVRDRIKFASNLLLKSAAEMFKFSVKFDDKFFDRYQIMNDEVYSILRAMNVSKVSEETLIKLLGTPYHHADKRLFSEMRNTVFDLSKQGIVKRDNGTETDYVSHLVINLPTNLENFDIMPKIQSFNFPIETHFKIRFPPRDGLLGIKESADWAKEKYKGEYEDAEATRDTASAKSEMNFSMATDLVELLDTDNAFMAWTMILVIRDSDVNKLKYKISKVSTALQGMNKDLSVYQPSFHQEMLLYQILVGAPLGGFKYWQNYTSAITFAELLFGTTTQLGTNTGFYLGRVLTNDYYDSVETAAASSRVLVLFNLIIANKGIKGTQTDSPHINISGVTGSGKSFLFKTLLLHAGMFDMDILAFDPKQEMRRWFSRALETVDNQYFKTLISAFHFITLDYTDLKNNGVIDPLNTLSANSTADEIADVSTLIREMLVQIRSVSHSISLETALTDSIRELCKQRLRGEKVGTLGIVDLLRARGGEAEELGNYYQSIIPDSMLRLAFGDGQGDHLSLEHQRTILEVSGLDLPKVTDHADTYTDSNKYSISIMLALGRFMERFGRRNTDRFSAEFMDEAWVFETSSAGKKVLDSIKRLGRSENNELITSSQLVSDGHGKESTGQYGQIFAFDDRDDRPNILKQFGQPVNKENIDMLANLRKGQCLYRDLYGRVGKMVVHSLFDEWTEAFKTVNANSSSDLESKYS